The segment TCAGATGCAAATCCGATTAAGAAAGTGAATCAGTTTCGTGAAAAACCTGATTATGAAACGGCAAAAGCATTTTTAGATTCCGGAAATTTCCTTTGGAATGGTGGGATTTTTATTTGGAGTGTAAAATCGATTACGGAAGCTTTTGAAAAATTTCAACCACAAATGAATGGCTTGTTTCAGCAAGGTTCTGAAAGTTACAATACCGACAGCGAAAAGCAATTTATCCAAACGAATTACGAAAAAGCTGAAAACATCTCGATTGATTATGCTGTGATGGAAAAGGCAAAAAATGTTTACGTTTTGCCAGCCACTTTTGATTGGAATGATTTGGGAACTTGGGGTTCGCTACATGACAAATTAGACAAAGACGACAATAATAATACGGTAGTGAATGCGACTGTAATTTTGGAGAATGCATCCAACAACATCATTCGTTCCGAAGCAAAAAAACTAGTAGTTATAGATGGTTTGGATGATTACATTATTGTCGATAATGAAAATGTACTGATGATTTATCCAAAAAGCAAAGAGCAGGATATCAAGCGGATTACGGAAATTGCCAACAAATTATAAAAGAAAAGGAGCTGATTAGTTCCTTTTTTATTTAAAAAACTAAGATTTTACACAACTAAAATAAATTTGTATTATCTTGTACTCTTATCTAAAAAGTAGGATTGATGCTTGGTAAAAGGCTGTATTTATTTTTGACGTTTTTGTTTTTTGTGCAATTTGCTCAGGGACAACTGTCAAATTTCACTTTGAATGTTACAGCGACAAATGAAACATGTCCTTCTAATGGGACTTTAACTTTTGCGGTTTCCAATACAACTACAGGCTCCACATTTTTATATTCGGTCTACTTACTTCCGGATGTTACTACACCAATTTCTGTTCAGTCGGCCACAACAATTTCGGGATTACCAGCTGGTAATTATAGGGTTGTCGCGACTCAGTCTTTGGGAGGTGAAAGCGGGACACAGCAACAAGACGCAACGATTGTTAATACGACAAGTCTTTTAACCTATCAAACAACCAGCACTAATGAAATTTGTGGTAATGACGGAACCATAACGGTCAATGTGACAACCGGGACAGCAGCAAGTTATCAAATTATTTCCGGGCCTATGACAAGGCCATTGCAAACTTCTAATTTGTTTACCGGTTTAACAGCAGGAGTTTATCAGATAAGGGTTGTTGATACTTGTGGGCAGGCAGTTGTTCAGACTTATACTTTATTTAAAACGGATACCAATATAAACTTTACTTTAATGAATCCCTCCATGGTTAGCTGTACTATGGCTAACATTGGTGCCAGTTTTCAACCGGCTTTATCATCCGGAATAATAAGATATCCTCTTCAGATAGTCATTGTATTTTCTCCACCTACAGGGCCATCAATTACCTATAATCAAACGTTAACTACTGGAAATGGGTTTTCCCAACAAGTTCCATACTTTCCCAACAGTAATTACTCTTTTACCATAACAGATGGTTGTGGTACGGTTTATAATTTAAATGGAGTAATAGAAGTTTTACCGCCTATCGGTGGTCCTGGTTATACGGTTGGACCTCAAGATTGTGATTTTCAACTAATAAATTTTTCTAACGTAACTTCATTGATTTTGGTGTCAGCACCTCCGGGTTATGCAGGCACATTGCCGCAAAATTTTGATTCTTCGATAGTCAATGCAGAGGTAGTTGTTCATGATGTAGTTCCGGGAACCTATATCTTTAACGTTAT is part of the Flavobacterium sangjuense genome and harbors:
- a CDS encoding mannose-1-phosphate guanylyltransferase produces the protein MNKNYYAIVMAGGVGSRFWPVSTTDFPKQFHDMLGSGDTLIQKTFSRLSKLIPAENILILTNERYNDLVLEQLPMVKQEQVLLEPAMRNTAPCILYASLKIQKQNPNAVMVVAPSDHWIEDEDEFSGNLQQCFDFCQKENALMTLGIQPTFPNTGFGYIEFDKSDANPIKKVNQFREKPDYETAKAFLDSGNFLWNGGIFIWSVKSITEAFEKFQPQMNGLFQQGSESYNTDSEKQFIQTNYEKAENISIDYAVMEKAKNVYVLPATFDWNDLGTWGSLHDKLDKDDNNNTVVNATVILENASNNIIRSEAKKLVVIDGLDDYIIVDNENVLMIYPKSKEQDIKRITEIANKL